The sequence TTcattattcaaaatttattgttttaatatagattttattgttttttaaaatcacAGTTTAGAATTCATTAGTTTACttatgaattcatttgtttttgaaattccattgaaaaaaacaatggaattaagatttacccgacaAAACTTATCaataatggatcttgttagaaggaattttatgcactgattctgaatatgtaaattttttaaaaattttttatcatgtattttgaaagttaaatcgttttaaaatttcatttcaaaGACTTAGACTCACATGGGTTATCACTATATGGACTATCTAACACTACTGGAGaaagatataaaacaaaagtagGAGGGTTATGCATTCTAAGaagtaataaaattaaattacacATTAAAATGTCCACtcacacccaaaaaaaagaaaaagtcaaacaaTTTGTTTctaattaattgatttaaataCAAGACAAATGGGTGGTTATCGATTTTGGAGAacattaattacatatataaaatGAAGTGAATGAACCACTTTTGTACCATAAAAAATGTGTCAAATTAAATGGTTGTGGTTACATAgaaagaatattttttttactatatgcaaaaaacaaaacaatatatatgtgtgcatttGGTTTGGttgttaaatttaataaattaaggtCCCTGCAAAGGGAAGTCTTATATATATAGGGTACCTCTCTCATCTGAATTCTCTGAAATGCTCATTATTTTACACATCTGGTTGGGCACCACAGAGTAGGAGGGTGGTCCGTACCAATTAAATATTACAGGGATCACATTCATGCACATAGGCAAAGCAAagtcaaaaccctaatttaaaATTTAGATGCCATTTTTAATGTTACGTCTTCATTAACAACTACTTTATTTAGAAATAGAATACCCCCCAGGATGATGACAATGACAAGCTCACATGAGCCACAACCAGATGTTACTTGAGGTCCCTACTACCTtataatctaatctaatctccCAACTACAAAGAAAATGATCAATATCTCAATAATTGGGATCTCAATTATCCTAACTATTGAGTTAGATGTACAGATCaattcaagtgaattcatggTCTTTGAGATCCCAGTTATCGTAGCTGTTGAGTTATTGGACGTACATGATGTGAGTGAATTTGTGGTCTCCACACATGTTccacatgattcatgtgaaatcttGCGCGTATCACTCAACTGCTGGGATAACTGAGACACTTGATTCACATGAAATATTGTGCGTATCACTCAACAATTGGGATAACCGGGATACTTGATTCACATGAAATCTTGTGAGTATCACTCAACAGTTGAGATAACTTAGATATAAACTGTTAAGATCCTTATCATAACTAATAATTTATtcagaaggagaaaaaaaaaaaaaaaggaagaaaaaagcaAACTTGCCTAACTTCAGAAGCTTCCCGGGTGCTACCACCATATGCAAGATTTttacacacactctctctctttctctctctgtctatAGCTACAACTCTCTCACTTCAAGAGTCAAAGCAAGCAAGAAGAATTTGAAATCTTTTTTGAAACGTTTATGGAGTGAATGTGAGAGGGTTGTGTTTTGAGTCATGCATCCTGGTCAAAGAACCCGAACAAAAGATCAGGCAGGCACCGACCGCGTCATTCTAATCAGAAGAACAAGTACAAATCAAAAGGTGttgcttttctttctctctttctagaTCCAGTAATGAAACTGGATTGAAAATCCATGGAttttgttgaagaagaagaagaagagcaaatgGGTGCTATTAGTAAAGGTAAGCTCATGATTCCGTCTAATTCCTCATACACGTCCTTCTCCTCATCATCtgcttcgtcttcttctttgaaTTCCCAAATGGGTTCTTGGTTGGCAAACAAGTATGACCCGGAAGAGGATCTTATGGAACTCTCACCACCACAACCACCACCGCCTCCGACTGAGAAGGAACACATGTTTGACAAAGTTGTGACACCGAGTGATGTGGGTAAGCTGAATCGGCTAGTGATTCCCAAACAACACGCGGAGAAGTACTTCCCGCTCGATTCGAGGACCAACGAGAAGGGGCTTTTGTTGAATTTCGAGGACCGGAACGGTAAGCCGTGGAGATTCAGGTACTCCTACTGGAATAGCAGCCAGAGCTACGTTATGACCAAAGGATGGAGCCGGTTTGTGAAGGAGAAGAAGCTCGACGCCGGTGACATTGTCTCGTTCCAGCGTGGCGTTGGTGAATTAGGTAAAGACCAGCTCTACATCGACTGGCGCCGCCGCCCTCATCAACAAGAAACTCATCCCCACCTGCCTCTTCACGCCAACAACCAAATCACTCATTTTCGGTCAATTCCTTGGAGTCCGTTATTGATgccccctcctcctcctcgtcaGCTGATGCCACCTACGCCCCGGGaccaccaccacaaccacaACCACCTGTATCAAAATCAGTACTGCTCCTCcactggtggtggtggaggcggATACGGGTATAATTACGGATGTAGCCCTGGAGGGGTTTACATGAGATCTGGAGGAGTAGGAGTACAGGGTGGAATGATGAGAATGCAATGGGGGCAGCAAgatcatgatcatgatcatcagCGTCAGCAtattcataatcataatcatgaGGTGGAGCCAATGGTGTACGAGTCGGTGCCGGTGGTCCAAGGGAAAGCGGCAGCCAAGAGGCTGAGGCTGTTTGGGGTTAACATGGAGACTACTACTACCATCAGAGACGATGACATCTTGTCCTCCACTTCAATATCTCATGCTGCTCCGCCGCCTACAAACACAATAGTAAACTCGATTTTAACTCATCAACAACTCAGGCTCTACAATGGCACGCCACTACAAGCGGCCGCCACCATGGCTAGTCCTAATACTATTGAATTTGTCAACAAAGGGAGTAGTGCTACTTCTGGTTCCTTGAATTTGGATATCTAGAGCTACCCAAATGTGTATAAACAATTTTactaatatatgatattattttattttattttaaatttcacATAATTAGTTACATATAGAGTTAATTTGGCTAATTTTGAGATTTTCCTCTttaattatctatatatatatatatatatatctatatatatatatatatgatgggaAGCTATGGTTTATTCTAGCAATTGTGAGTGACTgatgaaatttctttaaaatcTATGTTTTGGATggtatttgtgtttgttttatgCATTGGTAGGTGGTGGTTGTTGTCGCTGCTAGCTTCGTTGGGAATTCCCCAGCAGGTTCCAAAGGTTCAGAAGCTTTAAAAATTAAGGTCAGAGTTTATTTTCTTTGTCTCTTTAAACcctctttggagtttggacttcTCTTGTTTATTATGAAGTGTTTATTTATTACTTGTTGGGAGCAACTTCTATGGAAAATAATTTGAAGCCCTCACAAAGAATAGGATATGGAATTGCTTGATTAGGAGTACTTGGGTGATAAAATACACGTTCCTTCTtaatttgtttgtgttttgataAAAGTGGATAGTAATGTATATTGCATGGtccttatttatatatgtttgatttCAATTAAGTTTTCTTGTGTGTTGAACCAAACCTTTTGAAGCTTTGTTCTATACATATACCATCTATCCATTTTGAAGACgactctctatatatatagcaaCTATATAACCATATTAATGGTTTGTTGGCGACAATCCCTTCCTAAGCCATTTGATCCCAACTTTACGTTAATTGTGTTTGGagctttttttgaaaataacacttttgtataatttatttaattaggcATATAACACCCACTACgaatttattagaaaaataGCACAATGTCGCTGTTTGTAATAATGCTTGCTTTGTTTTTAACAAAGCCGTTATTGGTAACAGCAGCATCACATGGATAGATGTTATGATTTTCTGAAGAATGTTTTTCACtagtcatatgcttgtttaAGCAAAATATACATGCATGCCGATCAGGGAGCGCCATCGTTTTGTAATTATGTACTAAACTTCTTCTCCATCTTTCTCAAGGTATTGTTGTTGGGGCGGAATACGGAAGATGATCGATATATATGTCCAACGTaaattattgtgttttttatttcaGGAAATGATCTCGTATCCCCCAATTGAACCCAATACCTCATGGAGGTGCAAAAGTGAGTATTCAAGTGATCAACTATACTATATTAGATGGTACTTGGGTACTTATTTTCCCACGTCCACGAGATCATAAGTTCAAGTGTGGGACGTGAGATCATTTCCTGAAATAAAATACACAACACTCTATGTTGGACACATACGTTGATCATCATCAATATTCCACCCCAACTACAGTCCTctctagcaaaaaaaaaattctggatGATCATAATTTTTACATGCTTTCTACAATGGTTCAGTACTTTTTTTCTTCAGTGCGTACGTATTTGTTAAGGAAAGTAGTTTGTTTTTTCAGTACCAATGATAAAGTAAGTATTTGTGCACTTGAAATATAATACACGTTttggtgtatatatagatagaaaTGAATCCACATGTTAATTAACAGCTTTAGTTGATTTGGATTCtaagagcatatatatatacatatatataaacacatgtatatgtataaatGTAAGGTTATCATTCATACAGGTTTACATGATATTTCATCTTCCCAGTTACTATTTCTGTTTCAAGTTAACTATTCTTGAACAAGATCAATATATATGCAGGAACTTAtctatcttttttttatcttttacatGTGTTGATGAGCTCTGctctttttcttccctttaGTGTTGTATATGTGTGATATTTTTAAAGTTTCATTTGCTGCATTTGATTTTTCGCTGTCAAGTTCTGGCATTCGAGCTCCTAAATTctgatatatgtatgtatgtatgtatgtatgtatgtatgtaggtTTTACAGTACTGTACTAATTATTGCAATGAATTGTAACTTTGTAGAGGTATATGTTTTGCACTACTTTCTAATTTCTAGATTAATTAGTATATGTGGATTACAGTCTCTATTGGATTACAATTTGAAAATACAGCATGGGAAGGATCGTTTATTAGAtttaatacatacatatatatatatacacacacactctaGTATATACCTTTTGTGGTAATTTCATTTGTTAGATTGGATATGAACATATACTCGAAACTTTTTATTTGGATATTAAATTAACCATGTACTTAATTATATCTGGTaacctatatatatgtacattttAAACCATGCACAAAAATTCATTGGTTCATATACTCGAAACTTTTTATTTGGATATTTAAATTAACCATGTACTTAATTATATCTGGTaacctatatatatgtacattttAAACCATGCACAAAAATTCATTGGAACTCCTTTTATTTTTAACCAAGAACGATTTTTTACTGAAAACGTGATAAGTTTGACCAAAACCCGATACGTGATCTTTAGGGTATTGAttctagtgagaatcgaacAAACAAGTACGTCTCGAGTTCATATGATTTGACTCAAACAGATTTATCAATTAAGCTATTACTCAATGGTTGGTTGAAACTCCTAAACATAGGAAAATATATATTTCGTCTACCGAAACTCAATTTGATTAATCCACGCAATAAAAGCAAGTTAGCTAGTTTTAGGCATGCTCGAAGAAAATTTGTGCCAACCTTCACATGATCAATCAGCATCAATTAATCCACAAGAGTTGAAAAGAATACATCTATATATTAAGTTTCCTTGACTAAAtttcaaatgaaaatgaagaagtattatttacaaagaaaaacaatagtTGTTGGTAATGATCACCTGCTACAATCAATGTTACCACTGGCTATGAACCGTCCTTTGAATAAAGTGATTAAGCAGCAGCCTTTGTAGACCTTGGAACTGGTAgagaaaaacagaaagaaaactaATCTCAATGTGtgtcaaaatgataaaaaaaaataatcattatAGTTGTTGGGTTGTCATCCTTTACAAAGACAACCCACTGCAACAATCGCAGCAACATATAACCTCACCCTtctcatgtgtatatatatatatatatatagatatattgacACATCTTTCCACGGACGCAATGTAATGCACGACTATATAGATTATAGATATACATAGAATTACAGATTCATTAGATTAGGGCCTACACATATATACTGTCATAATATGTAGCATCTAGAATCTATAGTCTTGCAGCCATATATTCAGCCGGAAAGAGACCTTTcaatcaataataaataatatatatctaTAGATATTGATATAGTATGGGGTCTATTCTATATATACATTTTGGACACAACAGATCGACTAAAGTCACCAGACAACTCTAACGATATCTTTTGTGAAATCCCAAAACCCATGAACTactttcaatgtaattagaaactctctctctctgtggtcCATATCCTTAGCCAACATGTCTTGCCTTACCGACAATTCACATGGctagggctcaccatttggcccgcgggcctaggcccggcccgagcccggcccgggcccgcgggccaaagcccggcccggcccgaaaGTAGACCGGGCCTGGGCAGCCCGGCCCGATCTCTTGGGCGGGCCTGGGCCTCATTTTTTGGGCCGGGCCCGGCCCGAAGCCCGatacctcgggccaattttggcccggcccgagcccgagcccgacccaagcccgacattatttatttttatatgtatataatatgtatatatttacatatatatatatacatacacacacatacatatatatatacatacacagacagtgcacactgtctgtgtatttgtatatatatatacatatgcagacagtgcatgcactgtctgcatatatatacatacatatatatatgtaatatatatgtatatataatatataatatataatatatatgtgtatgtatatatatattattgcaatgtatgtgtatgtatatatatatatattatacaccccaaaaccctaaaccccaaaatcctaaaggccctaaaccctaaacccttaaccctaaaccctaaatatcttaaatcctaaaccctaaacctaagcactaaccttaaagccataatatgactatctactcataaatgttgataaaatcttaaaatcctaatattttataaaataagtataaaattaaactatttaaaactatagatgtgtataatataaaatttaaaatcaatactcattaagtaaaactaaaattatttaattgtgttaaaaatataacaggtggtatgtaaagataataatttaattagttaaaaagtataacatgaaagtggctttggcttgttggttagttcattactctcCTATCTAAACGTCTTGAGTTCGAATCCTATGATgaacaaattaattttataattttcaaagaagaTGAATAGTGACGGGCCGTGAGAGCCCGGCCCGAGTCCCGGGCCCGAAGCCCGAGATTTATGCGCCGGGCCGGGCCTGGGCCTCTTATTCTTagtttggcccggcccgagcccggcCCGAGGCCCGAACAACTAGACCGGGCCTGGGCCGGGGCCGGGCCTGGGCCCAAAAAAGTAGggccggcccggcccggcccggcccgatgccgagccctacACATGGCCAGTTTAAACCGTTCGACGAAATGCCTCAATGAACTCCCCTCCCCCTCCCTTTCCCAATTATGTGGTGTTTTCTAATAAACCCGAATCTTAGTTTATtacttatttcttttttgttctatGTCGATGGGGACAAATAGCTACTAGTTAGGTGCTTAACctaaaccctatatatatatatacacttatacTTGTGTTGGGTATATACAGGTTGTGAAGGACTAAACCAACCCATTTTGGCTTGCCCAAAAATGGTAAATAAAGAACCGGTGGTTCTATGTACATGTACACATGTGGGTTgcttatattatatttattattctttgtAAGTTAGtgtggtaattaattaataaacacCAAATCTTTGTTTGTTAATGTACATGCGTGCACTAGTACTGATATTCCTTGATTAATTTTAATGAATGCACGTAACTATATGTAGTAAATAAGGACAAAACACAATACAATGAACCAAACAAGACCACAACTCCATAACCAGAACTAGAAAATTTAATTAGTCCCCACCCTAGAAAGTTCATACAAATAGAAGTTTTAGGGTTAATTATTAGGCGTAATCAGTGATGATGATAAAAAGAAAGGGTGTCAACCATGGAGCAATAACtcagttggttatatctctAGTCTTAAGGCGGATGACGCTAGAATCGGAAGTTCGAACCCGTTAAAAGTATTTTcttcgggttttttttttttggtttcgtGGGTCTGCACACTTCCGGGAAGGGGTTAGGAGCCTCATTCTCCCACATAGGTTTTGGTCCAGTCTTACCTGTCATCAGTGTGGTGTGGACTATTTTGGTGTCCCGAGATTTACGCCTATTCAACTGTTCGAAGGACGTGCTCGGCTGGGTGGTTCcacgggaaaaaaaagaaagaaagtgtgTGTGTACGTGTGTTCATTATTGATAGAGGACGCGTCACGCGTGGAATATGTACATGAAGTCCCCTCTATAATACTTGCATGGACCACGTTTGATATTTTCtctaccccccccccccttcctCTCTCCCTTTGGTTTTTCTAATGCTCCAAATTTCCCGTGATCCCCTTCTCTCTCTATCACTCACTATCTGTCCATCTTTGCTTTGGATATATTAGGGCAAAGTCTTCTTATTCAttactttatttcaaaacctATTTTGCTTTGGTTACTCATgatgaaaaatcaaagaaaacatgagagagagagagagaaaagaaaagaaagagagagagagagagagatagggtACGTAGTAACAGTGTGGCACGCTTACTTGCTTTGCTTTAcaagttaaaaaagaaaaccaacgGCTGTGATTTGATTAAACAGTGCATATGGTACGTGTAGATTACTTTtatttcatgtttcatgcagaaagaagagaaaagaagcaACAACAGTAAAAGAAACAATAGAAGAAGAGATCAGTTGAAGTAGTAGATAAGAACAACAAAAGTGATAAAGCTGAataaatgaggaaaaaaaaaataaagctagCTAGACGGTTACACTGTAATGATACAGGGCATTTAACAATGACAGTGCAAAAGGGGGACAGCAGATCCCATAAAAACTACTGCcattatatttacatatatatatgtatatgtatatgtgtgtgtgacaGTTACAGGTCATGGGCTGCCATAACACACAACAAATTTAGCCGTGAAGACACATTTATGTGAAATACTCTGATTTATGATTCTATTTCTGTGTATATTGCATTATGTTATGTTAATGCAACTCAATaaatgtgaagaagaagaagaagaaaaagtgatTTAAGCTTGGTGGCAATGGTAGGGTGGGCCTGCTTGGCTGCCTATATGTGACTAGTGACTGACTGCAAATATTATGAGAAACCCCACCTGGGTTTTTGTCACATAGCTTTGGTTCTCCCTTATTCAATGCTGAGCATACCCTGATTTGTGCTAAGGAATCAAATCCCAATTCTCACACCCACACTCATCAGTAGTTGCCCATCCCTCTTGCCTTACACACCTCCttttctgtctctctctctctctctctctctctctctctactccAATATTGCTGTCTTCTCTCCAACTAAATATGCacaatttgtaaaaaaaaaattcattagtgATTATGTATTTTATCCAAAGGAAATGATCTTTATCGCTTCAGTTGGTATCCTAGTTATCATGACGATCGACTGAGTTGGATGCACAAGAATTTATGAGCTCCACGTGTCCCACACATGATGCAATGATCGAACTCTTGTCCCTATCAGTACTTTATATCTATCTGAATAGGTTTATCTGGGCGGTCAAGTTGGGATAAGAAGGAAACTTTGGGTCAGATTAGGAATCCTAACACAACAATTTTGGTCTGGTTTGGCTGCTGATGTGGTCATAGTTAGTGGGTATGGACCAGAAACAGAGCCATAGATATGGACCAATGCTTTTGAGCATTCACATCTGGAATTCAGTGTGGTCACTCTAACATGTATGAATAGGgtcattttcctttttgttaGGGCAATTCTTACATTAGAAAacaaattttcattgcaaagcaTAATATGTAGGGCTGTCAAATTGGCCAAAGCTTTAAAGGTCCCCCACCCTACATCACCATGACTAGTCACTTTTGTCCTTGTTGTGGGCGAATGGGCTACGTGGCCTGTCCTTGTACTTCCCAACTGGGGTACTCAACCCTCTAATCTCGTGATGTTTCGTGTGGTACCACTCTCTCctgcaaaaaataaataaataaataaattatgctCTAGGTAGACATGGTCCTAATATATAACCTTTAGGCTATAGCAAACAATTTCTTGACCTGAAGCCCATTGGCAAAACGGCCCAACCCAACAATCAATGGTCCACAATCTGTACGAGAAAACTGGGCCCTTGCAACTTCAAATCTTAAAAAACAgtatttaaattgaaaatgCAAGTCTCGGAGAGAGAGAGTTCACTGATAGACCGAGGAGATAAGTAATTCAGAGTAGTGTTATCATAATCGATCTGTGCATCAACACGTGACAATAATTTTTAAAGTTTCAACCGATTAACCTGAAGAGTCAAGAAATACCATGTATCATCATTTGGGTAGCAACGAATATAGGGGAGCTAATTTCAGACTAACATCTCAAGGTGGTATGTAGTTAGCACTCAACCATCGCAAAGTAGCTCAATCACTATATTCAAATACTATATATGAAACAACAAACAACAATTCACAACTCAATGATCCAACCAACAACAACAATTCACAATCAGCCAGACAACAACAATAATGCGCGTTATGATCATAATCCAACCAACTCCACAATCATTATCCATCCAAGTCAACCAGTCAATCAAccaatcatcaatcatgatgcatgaattttcaataatttttcatGCACCTGAAACGATATAAAAACTAGtttagaaaataatttatttttctaaaaatattgtTTAAGGTCTACGAAGAATTttaattaaatcaaaatacttttatttgatttaaataatttttaaaaaatcttctACTTAAATCGGCACAaaacaaatattaaataaattttgtaaaactttgaaataattttaaaacaaaataatgttatttaaaaattattaccTACCCAATTTCCAAATCAGTCCTTCTCCACATCATCTTCACTTTTCCCTCTCCATTCTTCTAGTACAAGCCGAGACACTAAGAACACCCCCAAAGTAATTTCAGACTTGATTCCCCTTATGGTTTCAAAGATATGATTGTTTAAGAATTTTTTACTCTATCCTATTCATGCTTGTAACCCATTGAAAAATCAAAGGGGAATTTGGAGTTTCAAGTCCCAGAAGTAAGAATTGAGTCAAGATCGAATCATCAATTTGGAGAAGTCTAAGTGgatgtgtcgcaaccggggtcacgacgcggaccggcgatgaaaggatgaaaaaaaaatgtttagagtcgccaccaattgatataagtgcaattggacactaaaaatggtctacgaaccagagaataggtaagggggtctattgagtgtgtggaaggtgttaggcaccccacaactccctaaaaggttacctagattgatctatgtgctttttcttgaaaagttgattgtccaatataaatgatattttgatttgaaaagataacatatttaaagcataggcaggagctgaatgtcatca is a genomic window of Tripterygium wilfordii isolate XIE 37 chromosome 16, ASM1340144v1, whole genome shotgun sequence containing:
- the LOC119980434 gene encoding B3 domain-containing transcription factor NGA1-like — encoded protein: MDFVEEEEEEQMGAISKGKLMIPSNSSYTSFSSSSASSSSLNSQMGSWLANKYDPEEDLMELSPPQPPPPPTEKEHMFDKVVTPSDVGKLNRLVIPKQHAEKYFPLDSRTNEKGLLLNFEDRNGKPWRFRYSYWNSSQSYVMTKGWSRFVKEKKLDAGDIVSFQRGVGELGKDQLYIDWRRRPHQQETHPHLPLHANNQITHFRSIPWSPLLMPPPPPRQLMPPTPRDHHHNHNHLYQNQYCSSTGGGGGGYGYNYGCSPGGVYMRSGGVGVQGGMMRMQWGQQDHDHDHQRQHIHNHNHEVEPMVYESVPVVQGKAAAKRLRLFGVNMETTTTIRDDDILSSTSISHAAPPPTNTIVNSILTHQQLRLYNGTPLQAAATMASPNTIEFVNKGSSATSGSLNLDI